The Linepithema humile isolate Giens D197 chromosome 2, Lhum_UNIL_v1.0, whole genome shotgun sequence genome has a segment encoding these proteins:
- the Tmx3 gene encoding protein disulfide-isomerase TMX3 isoform X1, with product MVSLTRGCFVALLYAFSAILTNTAGSRVLELSDRFLDIHKDGQWLVMMYAPWCAHCKRLEPVWSHVAQHLHATPIRVGRVDCTRFNSVATAFKVKGFPTILFLKGDQEYAYYGDRTRDEIVKFALRLSGPPVQEITKPQSFFTIKKDRDLYFLYVGDRSGVLWELYHRVANIFQAHAFFYQSHPTIVDKHAPVENVPALFVYKESSHYNFTGHNLSDIDKVNETLYKWVNAERFPTFPKVTRGNINQLYLTNKNLVLAVVEENQLEEVAPDMLEFRDMVESVIKSKREKYHDHFQFGWIASPDLVNNIAMMVLPLPSLIVINTTTNHHHIPDDETEKLTPHVIELFLEQIRNESAPRYGGNSWLVRIYRSWFEMRTTLASMWRGNPILTGVMFGTPVGFLLLICYGSFCPDILDANDEEDENASSSHMKND from the exons ATGGTTTCCCTTACGCGAGGCTGTTTCGTTGCGCTTCTTTATG CTTTTTCAGCGATTTTGACGAATACCGCAGGCTCAAGGGTGCTCGAGCTAAGTGACAG ATTTTTAGATATACACAAAGATGGACAATGGCTAGTAATG ATGTATGCGCCATGGTGTGCACATTGCAAAAGATTGGAACCAGTTTGGTCTCATGTTGCTCAACATTTGCACGCAACACCGATAAGAGTTGGACGGGTGGACTGCACTAGGTTCAATAGTGTGGCCACTGCATTCAAAGTTAAAGGATTTCCCACTATTCTATT TTTAAAAGGTGATCAGGAATATGCGTACTACGGCGACAGAACTAGAGATGAAATAGTTAAATTCGCTTTAAGACTGAGCGGCCCTCCTGTGCAAGAAATAACGAAACCTCAGAGTTTCTTTACTATAAAGAAAGATCGTGATCTCTATTTCTTATATGTCGGCGATAGATCTGGAGTTTTATGG GAACTTTATCACAGGGTTGCGAATATATTTCAAGcgcatgcatttttttatcaatctcATCCAACTATAGTAGATAAGCATGCACCCGTGGAAAATGTTCCAGCATTGTTCGTATACAAGGAGAGTtcgcattataattttactg GACACAATTTAAGCGACATAGATAAAGTAAACGAGACACTTTACAAATGGGTGAACGCGGAACGTTTTCCGACGTTTCCAAAGGTGACCAGAGGAAACATTAATCAGTTATACTTAACAAATAAGAATCTCGTCTTGGCAGTGGTGGAGGAAAATCAGCTGGAGGAGGTCGCACCCGACATGCTGGAATTCAGGGACATGGTCGAATCTGTGATCAAGAGTAAACGAGAGAAATATCACGA TCATTTTCAGTTCGGTTGGATAGCTAGTCCCGATCTAGTCAATAACATAGCGATGATGGTACTACCCTTACCGAGcttaattgtaataaacacGACTACAAACCACCATCACATTCCCGACGATGAAACAGAGAAACTTACACCACACGTGATAGAATTGTTCCTAGAGCAGATTCGCAATGAAAGTGCTCCG CGATACGGCGGAAACAGTTGGTTAGTACGTATTTATAGATCTTGGTTTGAAATGAGAACCACTCTAGCTTCAATGTGGAGAGGTAATCCTATTTTAACGGGAGTAATGTTCGGAACACCAGTTGGATTTCTATTGTTAATATGTTATGGCAGTTTCTGCCCAGATATCTTGGACGCAAACGACGAAGAAGACg agaaCGCTTCGTCGAGCCATATGAAAAATGATTAA
- the Tmx3 gene encoding protein disulfide-isomerase TMX3 isoform X2, translating into MVSLTRGCFVALLYAILTNTAGSRVLELSDRFLDIHKDGQWLVMMYAPWCAHCKRLEPVWSHVAQHLHATPIRVGRVDCTRFNSVATAFKVKGFPTILFLKGDQEYAYYGDRTRDEIVKFALRLSGPPVQEITKPQSFFTIKKDRDLYFLYVGDRSGVLWELYHRVANIFQAHAFFYQSHPTIVDKHAPVENVPALFVYKESSHYNFTGHNLSDIDKVNETLYKWVNAERFPTFPKVTRGNINQLYLTNKNLVLAVVEENQLEEVAPDMLEFRDMVESVIKSKREKYHDHFQFGWIASPDLVNNIAMMVLPLPSLIVINTTTNHHHIPDDETEKLTPHVIELFLEQIRNESAPRYGGNSWLVRIYRSWFEMRTTLASMWRGNPILTGVMFGTPVGFLLLICYGSFCPDILDANDEEDENASSSHMKND; encoded by the exons ATGGTTTCCCTTACGCGAGGCTGTTTCGTTGCGCTTCTTTATG CGATTTTGACGAATACCGCAGGCTCAAGGGTGCTCGAGCTAAGTGACAG ATTTTTAGATATACACAAAGATGGACAATGGCTAGTAATG ATGTATGCGCCATGGTGTGCACATTGCAAAAGATTGGAACCAGTTTGGTCTCATGTTGCTCAACATTTGCACGCAACACCGATAAGAGTTGGACGGGTGGACTGCACTAGGTTCAATAGTGTGGCCACTGCATTCAAAGTTAAAGGATTTCCCACTATTCTATT TTTAAAAGGTGATCAGGAATATGCGTACTACGGCGACAGAACTAGAGATGAAATAGTTAAATTCGCTTTAAGACTGAGCGGCCCTCCTGTGCAAGAAATAACGAAACCTCAGAGTTTCTTTACTATAAAGAAAGATCGTGATCTCTATTTCTTATATGTCGGCGATAGATCTGGAGTTTTATGG GAACTTTATCACAGGGTTGCGAATATATTTCAAGcgcatgcatttttttatcaatctcATCCAACTATAGTAGATAAGCATGCACCCGTGGAAAATGTTCCAGCATTGTTCGTATACAAGGAGAGTtcgcattataattttactg GACACAATTTAAGCGACATAGATAAAGTAAACGAGACACTTTACAAATGGGTGAACGCGGAACGTTTTCCGACGTTTCCAAAGGTGACCAGAGGAAACATTAATCAGTTATACTTAACAAATAAGAATCTCGTCTTGGCAGTGGTGGAGGAAAATCAGCTGGAGGAGGTCGCACCCGACATGCTGGAATTCAGGGACATGGTCGAATCTGTGATCAAGAGTAAACGAGAGAAATATCACGA TCATTTTCAGTTCGGTTGGATAGCTAGTCCCGATCTAGTCAATAACATAGCGATGATGGTACTACCCTTACCGAGcttaattgtaataaacacGACTACAAACCACCATCACATTCCCGACGATGAAACAGAGAAACTTACACCACACGTGATAGAATTGTTCCTAGAGCAGATTCGCAATGAAAGTGCTCCG CGATACGGCGGAAACAGTTGGTTAGTACGTATTTATAGATCTTGGTTTGAAATGAGAACCACTCTAGCTTCAATGTGGAGAGGTAATCCTATTTTAACGGGAGTAATGTTCGGAACACCAGTTGGATTTCTATTGTTAATATGTTATGGCAGTTTCTGCCCAGATATCTTGGACGCAAACGACGAAGAAGACg agaaCGCTTCGTCGAGCCATATGAAAAATGATTAA